A stretch of Gouania willdenowi chromosome 21, fGouWil2.1, whole genome shotgun sequence DNA encodes these proteins:
- the slitrk5b gene encoding SLIT and NTRK-like protein 5, whose amino-acid sequence MHLWISYVVLSATSVCTVEMFGHYGEICQELCGCEEREGVLTVSCENRGIASLSDVGPVHFSQYHLLLTGNHLKKLSTNDFVDYKGLTILHLGNNEISDIEAGSFNGLQVLKRLHLNNNKIDALKEEFFFGLDSLEYLQVDSNYITQVVPNAFSRLHQLEVLILNDNLISSLPVNVFQHVPLTHLDLRGNQLKVLPYAGLLEHMNLVVELQLEENPWNCSCELIALKTWLESISYTALVGDVVCEFPFRLHGRDLDEVLKQELCPRRAIAEYEMPPLPHLSTDAYYRTTSGIVTASLTSSGIARSSSRPTKGPRLSAKLKSRPTARSPSNKPQNYGQIISYQTKSPVPLDCPTACTCNLQISDLGLNVNCQERKVEQISDLNPKPYNPKKMYLTGNYISIVRRSDFNDATGLDLLHLGNNKIAHVHDRSFADLTHLRRLYLNGNLIDRLTGDMFYGLESLQFLYLEYNVIKEVNSDTFQHVPKLQLLFLNNNLLKTLPAGTFNGLTLARLNLRNNHLRYLPASGVLDQLTVLVQVDLFENPWDCSCSILELKLWLEQLSMGTVVNNVICGSPKRLAGEDMRYIRTSNFCPNNSDILASMIPPSEEYFPGSTITIETSLDSDTQYSTIPLSVMILALLLMFIASVFVAAGMFVAMKKRQQKSQKEHNNSMNACISSLNMEYGLYKKGSIPKVKTSAGHVYEYVPPPTESTCKTTTHTPMDGFRDFDELSGTFLGNSDEEAGSNVISSEYSATTPEPLNKSSTPHRDDPCNYRDVLEPDKHKRHSSTLPCRHKGHLSNRYSSDFAAGQQYVPPERLQQTILYCTAPSTVYVEPNRSEYWELKAKLHIDPDYLEVLEKRTTFTQF is encoded by the coding sequence ATGCATCTTTGGATTTCATATGTTGTGTTAAGTGCAACATCTGTGTGCACTGTGGAGATGTTTGGCCATTATGGTGAAATATGCCAAGAACTGTGTGGCTGTGAGGAAAGAGAAGGCGTGCTTACAGTGAGCTGTGAAAACAGAGGGATTGCCAGTCTTTCAGATGTCGGCCCAGTACACTTCTCCCAGTATCATCTGCTGCTCACAGGGAATCATTTGAAGAAACTGTCCACCAATGATTTTGTTGACTACAAAGGACTAACAATATTGCATCTTGGGAATAATGAAATATCTGATATTGAAGCGGGATCTTTTAATGGACTACAGGTATTAAAACGACTACAtctcaataataacaaaattgATGCTTTGAAGGAGGAGTTTTTCTTTGGCCTTGACAGTTTGGAATACCTGCAGGTTGATTCTAATTATATCACTCAAGTGGTGCCAAACGCCTTCAGCAGACTTCATCAACTGGAGGTGTTAATACTAAATGACAATTTAATATCTTCTCTGCCTGTTAACGTTTTCCAACATGTACCGTTGACTCATCTAGACTTACGGGGAAATCAGCTCAAAGTTCTTCCCTACGCAGGTTTGCTGGAGCACATGAACCTTGTTGTGGAGTTACAGCTCGAGGAGAACCCATGGAACTGCTCCTGTGAGTTGATCGCTCTTAAAACCTGGCTCGAGAGCATATCATACACAGCTCTGGTCGGTGATGTTGTGTGTGAGTTCCCTTTTCGACTTCACGGCAGAGATCTTGATGAGGTTTTGAAACAAGAGTTGTGCCCGAGGAGAGCAATTGCTGAATATGAGATGCCACCACTTCCACATTTGAGCACCGATGCATACTATAGGACCACGTCAGGCATAGTTACAGCTTCTCTCACCTCATCTGGAATTGCACGATCTTCATCAAGACCTACCAAGGGACCCCGGCTGTCTGCAAAATTAAAGTCAAGACCAACAGCTCGAAGCCCATCCAACAAACCCCAAAACTATGGCCAAATCATATCCTATCAAACTAAATCTCCTGTGCCTTTAGATTGTCCAACTGCGTGCACCTGCAATCTTCAGATTTCAGACCTAGGCCTAAATGTGAACTGTCAGGAAAGAAAAGTCGAACAAATTTCTGACCTAAATCCCAAACCATACAATCCTAAAAAGATGTATCTCACGGGGAATTACATTTCTATTGTGCGTAGATCAGATTTTAATGATGCAACTGGATTAGATCTGCTTCATCttggtaataataaaatagcTCATGTACATGACAGATCTTTTGCCGATTTGACCCACTTACGAAGGTTATACCTTAATGGGAATTTGATAGACCGTCTTACAGGTGATATGTTTTATGGATTAGAGAGTCTACAGTTTTTATATTTAGAATACAATGTGATTAAGGAGGTTAATTCAGATACCTTCCAGCATGTACCCAAGCTTCAGCTACTTTTCCTGAACAACAATCTGTTAAAAACGTTACCAGCAGGTACATTTAATGGTTTGACATTAGCCAGACTAAATCTTCGCAACAACCATCTGAGATATCTGCCAGCAAGTGGTGTTCTAGATCAGCTTACAGTACTAGTACAAGTCGATTTGTTTGAGAATCCCTGGGACTGCTCTTGCAGCATACTGGAACTGAAGTTGTGGCTCGAGCAGCTTAGCATGGGCACGGTTGTAAACAATGTCATCTGTGGATCTCCTAAGAGACTCGCAGGGGAGGATATGAGATACATTAGGACAAGTAATTTCTGCCCTAATAACTCTGATATCCTTGCCTCCATGATACCACCCTCTGAAGAGTATTTCCCTGGCAGCACTATCACCATAGAAACATCCCTTGACTCTGACACTCAATATAGTACCATCCCTTTGTCTGTAATGATCCTTGCTCTTCTCCTCATGTTCATTGCCTCTGTCTTTGTGGCTGCAGGAATGTTTGTAGCAATGAAGAAGAGACAACAAAAGAGCCAAAAGGAACACAATAACTCTATGAATGCTTGCATCAGCTCACTGAACATGGAATATGGCCTTTACAAAAAGGGATCAATCCCCAAAGTAAAGACATCTGCTGGTCATGTGTATGAATACGTCCCACCTCCTACAGAATCCACATGCAAAACTACAACGCACACCCCAATGGATGGATTTAGAGACTTTGATGAGCTGAGTGGCACTTTCCTGGGCAACTCGGATGAAGAGGCAGGCAGTAATGTAATAAGCTCAGAATATAGTGCCACTACTCCAGAGCCTCTTAACAAGTCCTCCACCCCTCATCGAGATGATCCGTGCAACTACAGAGATGTGCTTGAGCCTGACAAGCACAAGCGCCACAGCAGTACTTTACCATGCAGGCATAAGGGACATCTATCAAACCGTTACTCCTCAGACTTTGCTGCGGGGCAACAGTATGTGCCACCAGAAAGACTACAACAGACAATACTTTACTGCACGGCACCAAGTACTGTTTATGTGGAGCCCAACAGGAGCGAATACTGGGAACTAAAAGCAAAACTTCACATTGATCCTGACTATCTTGAAGTTCTTGAGAAAAGAACTACATTTACTCAATTTTAA